From the genome of Nasonia vitripennis strain AsymCx chromosome 1, Nvit_psr_1.1, whole genome shotgun sequence, one region includes:
- the LOC100116486 gene encoding cystathionine gamma-lyase, with protein MPINSEEGFATKAIHAGQDPLQWNHCAVVPPIVMSTTFRQDGPAEHRGFEYGRSGNPSRNCLEACLASLEGGKHGLVFSSGLGATTTLMSLLEAGDHVICGDDVYGGTNRFFKLCASRQNIKTSFVDASNTENFINAIQPHTKMVWIESPTNPLLKLADIQAICEKTKSIRPDIYIVVDNTFVTCYFQRPLELGADIVVYSLTKYMNGHSDVIMGSAITRRDDIGEKLRFTQNAMGIVPSPFDCAMVNRSLKTLELRMQQHSKNGLAVAKFLEDHPVVTKVFHPYLPSHPQHELALRQMTGHSGVISFYHKGDSNKLLKALKIFFLAESLGGYESLAELPSVMTHASVPEEERAKLGINDQLIRLSVGIETVKDLIADLDQALKASLL; from the exons ATGCCAATCAATTCCGAAGAAGGTTTCGCAACCAAAGCCATCCATGCGGGACAGGATCCTCTGCAATGGAACCACTGTGCGGTCGTCCCTCCGATAGTTATGTCCACAACGTTTCGTCAGGATGGACCGGCTGAACATAgg GGTTTTGAGTACGGCCGCAGCGGTAACCCGAGTCGGAACTGCTTGGAAGCCTGCCTGGCGAGTTTGGAGGGTGGAAAACACGGTCTGGTATTTTCCTCCGGACTCGGCGCTACCACGACTCTCATGTCGCTTCTCGAAGCCGGCGATCATGTTATCTGCGGCGACGACGTATATGGCGGTACTAACCGATTTTTCAAGCTCTGTGCTTCCAGGCAAAACATCAAAACTTCGTTCGTCGATGCTTCTAACACCGAGAACTTTATCAATGCTATCCAACCGCACACCAAG ATGGTCTGGATCGAAAGCCCAACGAACCCACTGCTCAAGTTGGCCGATATCCAAGCCATATGCGAGAAGACCAAGAGCATTAGGCCCGACATTTACATCGTGGTTGATAACACGTTCGTGACCTGCTATTTCCAA aggcCACTGGAACTCGGTGCGGACATTGTCGTGTACTCCTTGACCAAGTACATGAACGGCCACTCAGACGTAATAATGGGCTCCGCCATCACGAGACGAGACGACATCGGCGAAAAACTGCGCTTCACGCAAAATG CAATGGGTATTGTGCCGTCGCCGTTCGATTGCGCAATGGTGAACAGAAGTCTCAAGACTCTAGAGCTTAGGATGCAGCAGCACTCCAAGAACGGACTTGCCGTTGCCAAATTCTTGGAAGATCATCCTGTGGTCACGAAAGTCTTCCATCCCT ATCTTCCCTCTCATCCACAACACGAGCTGGCTCTCAGACAGATGACAGGTCACAGTGGCGTGATTTCATTCTATCACAAAGGAgattcaaataaattattgaaggCTCTCAAGATATTTTTCCTAGCCGAATCTCTTGGAGGATACGAGTCTCTAGCTGAACTACC TTCCGTTATGACTCATGCGTCGGTGCCGGAGGAAGAACGAGCAAAGCTCGGAATCAACGATCAGCTCATCCGACTATCCGTTGGAATCGAGACTGTGAAGGATCTCATCGCTGATTTGGATCAAGCCTTGAAGGCTTCACTTctgtaa
- the LOC100116448 gene encoding 39S ribosomal protein L52, mitochondrial translates to MASLSSTPFLQVSKVCHQVLRDFHVSTATCLNHKWRKERKLPSNPNSFGPLTNLPDYSFQDNRPVPYGTNQKKRIDQQREQFIKIKELTGQIDHAVKRHALLERQEEERRKQILDSKLKEKGSKLISSNVQASRDE, encoded by the coding sequence ATGGCAAGTTTATCTAGCACACCATTTCTCCAAGTTTCAAAAGTCTGTCATCAAGTGCTAAGAGATTTCCATGTTAGTACTGCGACATGCTTAAATCATAAATGgcgaaaagaaagaaaattgcCTTCAAATCCAAATTCATTTGGCCCATTAACCAATTTACCTGATTACTCGTTCCAAGACAATAGACCAGTTCCTTACGGCACCAATCAGAAGAAACGCATTGATCAACAGCGTGAACAATTTATCAAGATAAAGGAGCTTACTGGACAAATCGATCATGCAGTTAAAAGACATGCTTTATTGGAAagacaagaagaagaaagaagaaagcaAATTCTTGATTCCAAGTTGAAAGAGAAGGGCAGTAAACTTATATCGAGTAACGTCCAAGCCAGCAGAGATGAATAA